GTACGCGTCGAACAGGGTGCGCTGCTCCACGGGCGCGTCCCCTGCCCAGAACAGGATGAAGATGCCGGTGCAGGACAGGAGGTAGGTCGTGATGCACAGCTGGGACGCGCGCCGGGTCCGCTCGGGAGGTGCGGGACGCCAGTTGATAATCAGCACGAGGCTCGCCCCGGCGAACAGACTCATCATCGCATAGACCAGAGGGGCTGCGAAGTTGGTTATGCCGGTAAACCGGTTGATGCCGACTATCGAGCCTGGGGCGGCGCAGAACATGACGCCCACACCGGCGAAGAGCAGCAGGCATACCGAGCGTAGGAGCGGGTCGTGCCGTCTTCGGAGCAGAGCGGGGATTTTGACAGCGCCGGTCAGCAGGAGCAGGCCAGCTGGGATGTAGAAGGCTAAGTTGCCAGGTTGTTGGCTCACGTCGTGTGCCCCCTCCTCAGGGCGTTCTACCGCTGGACGGCCGACAAGCGCTGTTGGTCTCGTCAGGTCCGGCGGAAGCGGTGTGCCATAACGGCCTGGATGCGTCCGGCGAGTGCTGTTGAGTCAGCGGAGGAGCGAGCCTCTGCCAGGGCGGCCTGTACGTCGGTGGCGAATCGGATGCCGAAGTGCTCAGCCTCCAATTCGTCGTGCATGGACGCGGTGTCGGTGCGTGCGGCGATGTGGAGGACTGCGTCCGTTCGTTCCGCCTTCGGAAGGGCGACGTCATCGGCATCGGAGACGAGTGCCGCCAGGTCTTTGAGGGCGGTTGCTGCATCCTTGCCCAGGGCACGCGACGCGGCGGGGCCAGGGGCAGTGTGGCTGCCACAGTGCCCCTGAAACATGTGCCATGTCTCGTGACCGATGATGACGAGCTGATGCTCGGGATCGGTGTTCTCCTCGTAGGCGATCACGTCGTGGCCGTCCCGGTCTATCCACAACCCGCTGACTGTTGTGGGCGGGAACGCCCAGCTGCGTAGCCGGACCGGCCGCCCGCGGACGTCGCTGAGGGCACGGCCGATGGCGGGCAAGACACCCTCGTCGTCATCGGGCGGCTCAAGACTCACGAGCAGTTGGCTGCTGAGCCGCCGCATCGCCCTCGCTCCTGCACTCACTTTTCGTCCTCGTCGTCGACCTCAAGCAGGGCTTCCAGGGTCGCGCGAAGAACCTTCCACTGTCCCTCCGGCAGGTCTCGTGCCTGCCGGAGGGCGACGCCGCGGACATC
The genomic region above belongs to Streptomyces sp. B21-083 and contains:
- a CDS encoding toxin-antitoxin system, toxin component; this translates as MRRLSSQLLVSLEPPDDDEGVLPAIGRALSDVRGRPVRLRSWAFPPTTVSGLWIDRDGHDVIAYEENTDPEHQLVIIGHETWHMFQGHCGSHTAPGPAASRALGKDAATALKDLAALVSDADDVALPKAERTDAVLHIAARTDTASMHDELEAEHFGIRFATDVQAALAEARSSADSTALAGRIQAVMAHRFRRT